A part of Streptomyces sp. NBC_01210 genomic DNA contains:
- a CDS encoding MarR family winged helix-turn-helix transcriptional regulator, which yields MSATAPQAPTKLQLLELLAAIGTAQWRDFAAAAAHHGLTSTQAKVLAQLDGPLPMRGLAALLVCDASNVTGIVDRLEARELVRREADPADRRVKNVVATDAGREIIRCVREEMQETHGALDALDEAESATLYALLERLRPTTEKERATTAGSKTRAIAASSSTHDS from the coding sequence ATGAGCGCCACCGCCCCACAAGCCCCCACCAAGCTCCAGCTGCTGGAACTGCTGGCCGCCATCGGCACCGCCCAGTGGCGCGATTTCGCGGCGGCCGCCGCCCACCACGGCCTTACCTCCACCCAGGCCAAGGTCCTCGCCCAGCTCGACGGCCCGCTGCCGATGCGCGGCCTCGCCGCCCTGCTGGTGTGCGACGCGTCGAACGTCACCGGGATCGTGGACCGCCTGGAGGCCCGCGAGCTGGTCCGCCGTGAAGCCGACCCCGCAGACCGCCGCGTGAAGAACGTCGTCGCGACCGACGCGGGCCGCGAGATCATCCGCTGCGTGCGCGAGGAGATGCAGGAGACACACGGCGCCCTCGACGCCCTGGACGAAGCCGAGAGCGCCACGCTCTACGCCCTGCTGGAACGCTTGCGACCGACGACGGAGAAGGAGAGAGCGACGACGGCGGGATCGAAGACCAGGGCTATCGCGGCGTCCAGCTCCACCCACGACTCGTAA
- a CDS encoding response regulator transcription factor, which translates to MTRVLVVDDQFLIRAGLVGLLHAAPGIEVVGEAGDGEEAVALAAATCPDVILMDIRMPGMSGIAATEKILADAADPAPRVLVLTTFDLDEYVYGALRAGASGFLLKDSGPERLLAAVAAVDGGDALFAPSVTRRLVEAFARQCGPTAATDEPPPDLGALTSREVEVLRLTGRGLSNLEIAGELFISEATVKTHLNRTMTKLDLGSRAQAVVVAYETGLVTPGGAG; encoded by the coding sequence ATGACCAGGGTGCTCGTCGTCGACGACCAGTTCCTGATCCGCGCGGGACTGGTGGGGCTGCTGCACGCGGCACCCGGCATCGAGGTCGTCGGCGAGGCGGGCGACGGCGAGGAGGCCGTCGCGCTGGCGGCGGCGACCTGCCCCGATGTGATTCTGATGGACATTCGGATGCCCGGCATGAGCGGCATCGCGGCCACCGAGAAGATCCTCGCCGACGCGGCCGACCCGGCGCCCCGCGTCCTCGTCCTGACCACCTTCGACCTGGACGAGTATGTCTACGGGGCGCTGCGCGCCGGTGCCTCCGGCTTTCTGCTCAAGGACTCGGGTCCGGAGCGGCTGCTTGCGGCGGTGGCGGCGGTCGACGGAGGCGACGCGCTCTTCGCGCCCAGCGTCACGCGCCGACTCGTCGAGGCGTTCGCACGGCAGTGCGGTCCCACGGCAGCGACGGACGAACCGCCGCCCGATCTGGGAGCGTTGACGTCCCGGGAGGTAGAGGTGCTGAGGCTGACCGGGCGCGGCCTGTCCAATCTGGAGATCGCCGGAGAGCTGTTCATCAGCGAGGCGACCGTCAAGACGCACCTCAACCGCACCATGACCAAGCTGGACCTGGGTAGCAGGGCGCAGGCCGTGGTGGTGGCGTACGAGACAGGCCTGGTCACCCCGGGCGGCGCAGGCTGA
- a CDS encoding sensor histidine kinase — translation MRIRPLAADALIAVALTSVAVLLGQEAASQGWSSLDAPAYALVALVNLPLAVRSKAPVAVCCFVHLVWFCYVSAGYWPVVNTFGPMLAVYTVASLRPVRTSVAWAAVMAGIWIYAGVVSHTDSMQSVVGQALVFPAVLWRFGATARRASELARRLRAEQAERARREVAEERGRIARELHDVVAHHMSVISVQAGLAGFVFDSDRDTARGALATISGTSAEALEELRRMLWVLRASEEDGVPATPMPGLARLGEMVERVRAGGIRIELRVEGTARPLPPGVELCAYRVVQEALTNVLKHAPGARADVELHYGQRQLEVAVTNDGEGVIPDKLRSGGGHGLIGMRERAKLYGGRVDIGPRSEGGFAVRMTLPTSTQAVREGEDTSG, via the coding sequence ATGCGGATCCGCCCCCTCGCCGCCGACGCGCTGATCGCCGTGGCGCTCACCAGCGTGGCCGTACTGCTCGGGCAGGAGGCCGCGAGTCAGGGGTGGTCGTCGCTGGACGCGCCCGCCTATGCCCTGGTGGCGCTGGTCAATCTGCCGCTCGCGGTGCGCAGCAAGGCGCCGGTCGCGGTCTGCTGCTTCGTCCACCTCGTGTGGTTCTGCTACGTCAGCGCCGGCTACTGGCCCGTCGTGAACACCTTCGGCCCGATGCTCGCCGTCTATACGGTCGCGTCGCTGCGTCCCGTGCGTACCTCCGTGGCTTGGGCCGCGGTGATGGCCGGGATCTGGATCTACGCGGGCGTGGTGAGCCACACCGACTCCATGCAGTCCGTCGTCGGCCAGGCTCTCGTCTTCCCTGCCGTGCTCTGGCGCTTCGGCGCCACCGCGCGTCGCGCGTCCGAACTCGCCCGCAGACTCCGTGCGGAGCAGGCCGAACGGGCCCGCCGCGAAGTGGCCGAGGAACGCGGCAGGATCGCGCGCGAGCTTCACGATGTGGTGGCCCACCACATGTCGGTGATCTCGGTGCAGGCGGGACTGGCCGGTTTTGTCTTCGACTCGGACCGGGACACGGCACGTGGTGCGCTCGCCACGATCTCCGGCACCAGCGCGGAGGCGCTTGAGGAACTCCGTCGCATGCTCTGGGTGTTGAGAGCCTCCGAAGAGGACGGCGTTCCGGCCACACCGATGCCGGGTCTCGCGCGTCTCGGGGAGATGGTCGAACGCGTGCGGGCCGGTGGCATACGGATCGAGCTGCGGGTCGAGGGCACGGCGCGCCCACTCCCGCCCGGGGTCGAACTCTGTGCGTACCGCGTGGTTCAGGAGGCGCTGACCAACGTACTGAAGCACGCACCGGGAGCCCGCGCGGACGTGGAACTGCACTATGGGCAGCGGCAGTTGGAAGTGGCCGTCACGAACGACGGAGAGGGGGTGATTCCGGACAAGCTTCGGTCCGGCGGCGGGCACGGGTTGATCGGCATGCGAGAACGGGCCAAGCTCTACGGCGGGCGGGTCGACATCGGCCCGCGGAGCGAGGGGGGTTTTGCGGTGCGCATGACCCTGCCCACCTCCACGCAGGCCGTACGCGAGGGAGAAGACACTTCGGGATGA
- a CDS encoding FAD-dependent monooxygenase, which translates to MAQQDIEQLLGGRADELGVDVRRGVELTGFDADDGAVTVWTSGGAIRAGWLVGCDGGRSTVRKLAGFEFPGTDPEITCHQAVVEMTGAEDLKVGWTATDAGVYAHGPMPGRVVTVEFDGPSADRDAPVTTEDLQARLRRASGVDVTITGVRTATRFTDHARQVTEYRKGRVLLAGDAAHVHSAFGSQGLSLGIGDAMNLGWKLAAVIGGRAPEGLLDTYTSERHPVGAWVLDWTRSQVAAMRPDPQSRALREIVSDLAGTVVGTTYLTARLNGAGVRYDLPGEHPLTGRSAPDLELTDGGRLADHLHGGRALLLDLTDDPGLRALAAGYAGRVDTLTAGCPSRPELAAVLVRPDGFTAWAADAGARRRRRRPGWQRRWGVVRSAGGRGDAGLIRRSRWAGDVNCAPCPLCSWSSTMARARESGRRALWEPRRAAPARPPHRPWCECGPAPPATRPACGRTRGRRGGGRGRTHV; encoded by the coding sequence GTGGCGCAGCAGGACATCGAGCAGCTGCTCGGCGGGCGGGCGGACGAGCTCGGCGTCGACGTGCGCCGGGGAGTGGAGCTGACCGGCTTCGACGCGGACGACGGGGCCGTCACCGTGTGGACGAGCGGCGGGGCGATACGCGCCGGCTGGCTCGTGGGCTGCGACGGCGGCCGCAGCACTGTCCGCAAGCTCGCGGGGTTCGAATTTCCCGGTACGGACCCGGAGATCACCTGTCACCAGGCGGTCGTGGAGATGACCGGCGCAGAGGACCTGAAGGTCGGCTGGACCGCCACGGACGCCGGTGTGTACGCCCACGGGCCGATGCCGGGCCGCGTCGTCACCGTGGAGTTCGACGGCCCGTCGGCCGACCGGGACGCGCCGGTCACCACCGAGGACCTCCAGGCGCGGCTGCGCCGCGCATCCGGCGTGGACGTCACGATCACCGGGGTGCGGACCGCGACCCGCTTCACCGACCACGCCCGCCAGGTCACGGAGTACCGCAAGGGCCGGGTGCTGCTGGCGGGCGACGCGGCACACGTGCACTCCGCGTTCGGGAGCCAGGGGCTGAGCCTGGGTATCGGGGACGCGATGAACCTCGGCTGGAAGCTCGCCGCGGTGATCGGCGGCCGGGCGCCGGAAGGGCTGCTGGACACGTACACCTCCGAGCGGCACCCGGTCGGCGCGTGGGTCCTGGACTGGACCCGGTCCCAGGTCGCGGCCATGCGCCCGGACCCGCAGTCCCGGGCCCTGCGCGAGATCGTCAGCGACCTGGCGGGGACGGTCGTGGGCACCACGTACCTCACCGCGCGGCTCAACGGTGCCGGGGTGCGGTACGACCTGCCGGGCGAGCACCCGCTGACCGGCCGCAGCGCCCCGGACCTCGAACTCACCGACGGCGGCCGCCTCGCGGACCACCTCCACGGCGGCCGGGCGCTCCTGCTCGACCTCACCGACGACCCGGGGCTCCGGGCCCTCGCCGCGGGGTACGCCGGCCGCGTCGACACCCTGACAGCCGGCTGCCCGTCCCGCCCGGAACTGGCGGCGGTCCTCGTCCGTCCGGACGGCTTCACGGCCTGGGCGGCCGACGCGGGGGCGAGGCGCCGACGTCGACGGCCGGGCTGGCAGAGGCGTTGGGGAGTGGTTCGGAGTGCCGGAGGGCGCGGTGACGCCGGGCTGATCCGCCGCTCCCGGTGGGCCGGGGACGTGAACTGTGCCCCCTGCCCGCTGTGTTCGTGGTCCTCCACGATGGCCCGGGCCCGGGAATCCGGCCGCCGGGCATTGTGGGAGCCGCGTCGGGCAGCACCGGCAAGGCCCCCGCACCGGCCGTGGTGCGAGTGCGGACCGGCGCCGCCGGCGACCAGGCCCGCTTGCGGGCGGACTCGTGGCCGTCGAGGGGGCGGTCGCGGACGTACTCATGTTTGA
- a CDS encoding helix-turn-helix transcriptional regulator has protein sequence MNRTDRLYALVEELRAVAPRPRSAPWLARRFEVSVRTVERDLEALRQSGLPIRSDSGRAGGYSLDRDRTLPPVTLSATEALAVSVALRTAASTPFAAAAHRAGQKVLAVLPADVRQREEALARLVYRVGDHAPGQSGKLSEIIVEAVVSGHVLHLTYTDRAGAATTRDVEPLGLLWGPSGWYLAAWCRLRSAVRGFQLDRITSLELSDERVASREPQWRAELKRLDAEPFAL, from the coding sequence GTGAACCGCACCGATCGCCTGTATGCGCTGGTCGAGGAGCTTCGAGCGGTAGCGCCCCGGCCGCGCAGTGCTCCGTGGCTGGCACGGCGGTTCGAGGTCAGCGTGCGCACCGTAGAGCGGGATCTCGAAGCGTTGAGGCAGTCGGGCCTGCCGATCCGCAGTGACTCCGGTCGGGCTGGTGGATACAGCCTGGACCGGGACCGTACGCTGCCGCCCGTGACACTCAGCGCCACTGAGGCCCTCGCCGTCAGCGTCGCGCTTCGCACAGCGGCGTCCACGCCGTTCGCGGCAGCCGCACACCGCGCCGGTCAGAAGGTGCTGGCAGTGCTGCCCGCCGACGTGCGACAGCGGGAGGAAGCGCTCGCGCGGCTGGTGTACCGGGTCGGGGACCACGCGCCCGGCCAGAGCGGCAAGTTGAGCGAGATCATCGTCGAGGCAGTGGTCTCCGGACATGTCCTGCACCTCACCTATACCGACCGGGCTGGCGCGGCAACAACGCGCGACGTCGAGCCGTTGGGCCTCCTGTGGGGACCCAGTGGCTGGTATCTGGCGGCGTGGTGCCGGCTGCGGTCAGCGGTCCGAGGCTTCCAGCTCGACCGGATCACCTCGTTGGAACTGTCGGACGAACGAGTGGCGTCCCGGGAACCGCAGTGGAGGGCCGAGTTGAAGCGCTTGGATGCCGAACCTTTCGCTCTGTGA
- a CDS encoding DNA alkylation repair protein yields the protein MAELAELEDPKAREVNEKHGDDHGVNLSKLRALAKRLKTQQELACQLWETDDTAARLLAILICRPKAFERDELDVMLREARTPKVHDWLVNYVVKKNPHSEELRLAWSADPDPVVASAGWALTTERVATKPEGLDLAGLLDIIEAKMKDAPDRLQWAMNHCLAQIGIKHAEHRTRAIDIGERLGVLKDYPTSAGCTSPFAPIWITEMVRRQHDKTLA from the coding sequence ATGGCCGAGCTGGCCGAGCTCGAGGACCCGAAGGCGCGCGAGGTGAACGAGAAACACGGTGACGATCACGGTGTGAACCTCAGCAAGCTGCGCGCGCTCGCGAAACGGCTGAAGACGCAGCAGGAACTCGCGTGCCAGCTCTGGGAGACGGATGACACTGCGGCGAGACTGCTGGCGATCCTGATCTGCCGCCCGAAGGCGTTCGAGCGTGACGAGTTGGACGTCATGTTGCGCGAGGCACGTACACCCAAGGTGCACGACTGGCTCGTGAACTACGTGGTGAAGAAGAACCCGCACTCCGAAGAGCTGCGCCTGGCCTGGTCCGCCGATCCGGATCCAGTGGTCGCGAGTGCCGGCTGGGCGCTGACCACCGAACGCGTGGCGACGAAGCCCGAGGGCCTCGACCTCGCAGGACTGCTCGACATCATCGAGGCGAAGATGAAAGACGCCCCGGATCGCCTGCAGTGGGCGATGAACCACTGCCTGGCTCAGATCGGGATCAAGCACGCCGAGCACCGCACCCGTGCAATCGACATCGGTGAGCGCCTGGGGGTCCTCAAGGACTACCCGACTTCCGCAGGCTGCACGTCTCCGTTCGCGCCCATCTGGATCACCGAGATGGTGCGCCGGCAGCACGACAAGACGTTGGCTTGA
- a CDS encoding MFS transporter, producing the protein MSTAAPTPVADARYRNETVIVFALSLAAMVVSMMQTLPVPILGLIRNDLGTSTAGVSWVTTATLLSAAVFTPLLGRFGDQHGKKPTLVAVLGVMVAGSVIAAVASSLPLLILGRVLQGAATAIFPLALSVLREEVRPQKLPGAMALVSGTLAFGSGLALVATGLLTSGDDADYRNAFWMATGFAVLALLAVVFLVPATRHKTGGRTDFLGALTLGIALLLLLLPISQGHEWGWTSGRTLGSFAGAAVMTAVWVLVERKVREPLVDMGMFVHRPVLMANLAGILVGFGMFANFLGVSYLVQMPESLTGFGFDASILRASVQFLLPGAIVSLLTSPVGGQLVRHRGPRYVLAMAAAFGAVGFGWLTLDHTHTASVIGAGLIVGAAVSFGYAAMPAVIMASVPHHQSGIANGINSISRSTGSAIGSAIVTTILASKTIEHLPAGVPPLPAESGFTLTFGIGAIAFALVAVISWLGLRGQHSPRVVEAGKASAANAPSAPSAPAAQQAHAPADAR; encoded by the coding sequence ATGAGCACCGCCGCGCCCACACCCGTCGCCGACGCCCGGTACAGGAACGAGACGGTCATCGTCTTCGCCCTGAGCCTTGCCGCCATGGTCGTGTCGATGATGCAGACCCTGCCGGTCCCAATCCTGGGCCTGATCCGCAACGACCTCGGCACCTCGACCGCCGGCGTCAGCTGGGTGACCACCGCCACCCTGCTGTCCGCCGCCGTCTTCACCCCGCTGCTCGGCCGCTTCGGCGACCAGCACGGCAAGAAGCCCACCCTGGTGGCCGTCCTCGGCGTCATGGTCGCGGGCTCCGTCATCGCCGCGGTCGCGAGCTCGCTGCCGCTGCTGATCCTGGGCCGGGTGCTCCAGGGTGCCGCCACCGCGATCTTCCCGCTGGCCCTTTCCGTCCTGCGTGAAGAGGTCCGGCCGCAGAAGCTGCCCGGCGCCATGGCACTGGTCAGCGGCACGCTCGCGTTCGGCAGCGGGCTCGCACTCGTCGCCACCGGCCTGCTCACCTCCGGCGACGACGCCGACTACCGCAACGCCTTCTGGATGGCGACCGGCTTCGCGGTCCTCGCCCTGCTCGCCGTCGTCTTCCTGGTTCCCGCGACCCGGCACAAGACCGGCGGCCGCACCGACTTCCTCGGCGCGTTGACCCTCGGCATCGCCCTGCTGCTGCTCCTGCTGCCGATCTCCCAGGGCCACGAGTGGGGCTGGACCTCGGGCCGTACGCTGGGCAGCTTCGCCGGCGCGGCGGTCATGACCGCCGTCTGGGTACTGGTCGAGCGCAAGGTGCGGGAGCCGCTCGTCGACATGGGGATGTTCGTCCACCGGCCGGTCCTCATGGCCAACCTGGCCGGCATCCTCGTCGGCTTCGGCATGTTCGCGAACTTCCTCGGCGTCTCCTACCTCGTGCAGATGCCCGAGTCGCTCACCGGCTTCGGCTTCGACGCCTCCATCCTGCGCGCATCCGTCCAGTTCCTGCTGCCCGGCGCGATCGTCTCACTGCTCACTTCGCCCGTCGGCGGCCAGCTGGTCCGCCACCGCGGCCCCCGGTACGTGCTCGCCATGGCCGCAGCATTCGGAGCCGTCGGCTTCGGCTGGCTTACCCTCGACCACACCCACACCGCCTCGGTGATCGGCGCCGGCCTCATCGTCGGCGCGGCCGTCAGCTTCGGCTATGCCGCCATGCCCGCCGTCATCATGGCGAGCGTTCCACACCACCAGAGCGGCATCGCCAACGGCATCAACTCGATCTCCCGCTCCACCGGCAGCGCGATCGGCAGCGCGATCGTCACCACGATCCTGGCGTCCAAGACCATCGAGCACCTGCCGGCTGGTGTGCCGCCGCTGCCCGCCGAATCCGGGTTCACCCTCACCTTCGGCATCGGGGCAATCGCCTTCGCACTGGTCGCGGTGATCAGCTGGCTCGGCCTGCGCGGACAGCACAGCCCCCGGGTCGTCGAGGCGGGCAAGGCAAGCGCGGCGAACGCGCCCAGTGCGCCGAGTGCGCCCGCGGCGCAGCAGGCGCACGCGCCGGCCGACGCCCGCTGA
- a CDS encoding nuclear transport factor 2 family protein — protein sequence MLFTMDNEKRMITWCRMWNEDPSLAYGLMSDDCVQWSDHGASLDTVVGPHEQEQFVTGYRARHVNVFSPRVLVDASDRFAYLWDVRKADGQVLTGIDVNILTDDRIRENWTFVAERRCEQSDPEPDAAPRTDPATIEDLCHHWVQLRNGRAELATDVVTDDFDLFSGAGPGGDAHGPSELADLIERQAKTNDPPAIRIHRQPVVDPARRYVAFLWTAETRADGTSVGGVDLLTVRSGRFARAWSLTGTRPFRY from the coding sequence ATGCTGTTCACCATGGACAACGAGAAGCGCATGATCACGTGGTGCCGCATGTGGAACGAGGACCCCTCCCTGGCGTACGGCCTGATGTCCGACGATTGCGTGCAGTGGTCGGATCACGGAGCCAGCCTGGACACGGTGGTCGGCCCGCACGAGCAGGAACAGTTCGTCACCGGGTACCGCGCGCGCCACGTGAACGTCTTCAGCCCGCGAGTCCTCGTCGACGCCAGTGACCGATTCGCCTACCTGTGGGATGTGAGGAAGGCCGACGGTCAGGTACTGACCGGCATCGACGTCAACATTCTCACGGACGACCGCATACGGGAGAACTGGACGTTCGTGGCGGAGCGGCGTTGTGAGCAATCCGATCCAGAACCCGATGCGGCCCCTCGGACCGACCCTGCCACGATCGAGGACCTGTGCCACCACTGGGTTCAGCTTCGCAACGGCCGGGCCGAGCTGGCCACGGACGTGGTGACGGACGACTTCGACCTGTTCTCGGGCGCCGGACCGGGTGGCGATGCGCACGGCCCCTCCGAGTTGGCCGACCTGATCGAGCGACAGGCCAAGACCAACGACCCGCCCGCCATCAGGATCCACCGGCAGCCCGTCGTCGACCCCGCGCGAAGGTACGTAGCGTTTCTCTGGACGGCCGAAACCAGGGCTGACGGTACCTCTGTCGGCGGCGTCGACCTCCTGACAGTGCGCTCCGGCCGGTTCGCACGCGCGTGGTCCCTGACGGGGACTCGTCCATTCCGGTACTGA
- a CDS encoding recombinase: protein MLSVNPKMLPRLDELEEDLLARRERAVAEDWGGEIDGLDLTLTFLCSKRDQARRFERSGPVPLGLPTIPHQVSQLTEG from the coding sequence ATGCTCAGCGTCAACCCGAAGATGCTGCCCCGCCTTGACGAGCTGGAGGAGGACCTCCTCGCCCGCCGTGAACGCGCCGTCGCAGAGGACTGGGGAGGCGAGATCGACGGCCTCGACCTCACCCTCACCTTCCTGTGCAGCAAGCGAGACCAAGCCCGACGCTTCGAGCGAAGCGGTCCGGTCCCGCTCGGGCTGCCCACGATCCCTCATCAGGTCTCCCAGCTCACAGAAGGGTGA
- a CDS encoding esterase/lipase family protein: MRSTQAEAVVVAQEARIDVELTAKQDEGKPPAEASATLAGALEPGVWFASPARTARAEDQKPVIWELRSSRPYRREVATGTAAVYLANGHNSLERPFIFADGFNYGPSDLPGLWEHFNAPYKKGKPGFLDQLLAAGIDVVLVGFDQRHTYIQANAGVVISAIQQAIAERQGNTPLIVGGVSMGGMITRYALAEMEHHGMDHQTETYISWDTPHNGAWIPLVLQQMAYFFESFPTGNPDAPKQADLIRSPAAQQLLWAWVENAKYSGPVATTSEPRKQFLAELEQYGQFPMRPRKLGVANGTGTGTGRDLPPGKTVFDWRLPLVAAATARFQPDAGEHQPIGEMKALGQVRRGNTSHVPALDGAPGGSLGSFGMIADALKAEIPQEYRSGCFVPAVSAVALDFDPVTWNVNPYEDIESLPAEKSMLDEFKCDTENTEHSQVTETLADWIVERLAR; this comes from the coding sequence ATGAGAAGCACCCAAGCAGAGGCGGTAGTCGTGGCGCAGGAAGCCAGGATCGACGTCGAGTTGACGGCGAAGCAGGATGAAGGAAAGCCCCCGGCCGAGGCGTCGGCGACGCTCGCCGGGGCGCTGGAGCCAGGCGTATGGTTCGCGAGCCCGGCGCGGACGGCACGCGCCGAGGACCAGAAGCCGGTGATCTGGGAGCTGCGGTCCAGCCGGCCGTACCGGCGCGAGGTGGCGACCGGCACGGCGGCGGTCTACTTGGCCAACGGGCACAACAGCCTGGAGCGGCCGTTCATCTTCGCGGACGGCTTCAACTACGGCCCCAGTGATCTTCCGGGCCTGTGGGAGCACTTCAACGCGCCCTACAAGAAGGGCAAGCCCGGATTCCTCGACCAGCTGCTCGCCGCAGGCATCGACGTCGTCCTGGTGGGCTTCGATCAGCGTCACACCTACATCCAGGCGAACGCCGGTGTGGTGATCAGCGCCATCCAGCAGGCCATCGCGGAGCGGCAGGGCAACACCCCGCTGATCGTGGGCGGAGTGAGCATGGGCGGCATGATCACCCGCTATGCCCTCGCCGAGATGGAGCACCACGGCATGGACCACCAGACGGAGACCTACATCTCCTGGGACACCCCCCACAACGGGGCGTGGATCCCGCTGGTGCTCCAGCAGATGGCCTACTTCTTCGAGTCCTTCCCCACCGGCAACCCCGACGCGCCCAAGCAGGCCGACCTGATCAGGAGCCCCGCAGCCCAGCAGCTGCTGTGGGCCTGGGTCGAAAATGCCAAGTACTCCGGCCCGGTCGCCACCACCAGCGAACCGCGCAAGCAGTTCCTGGCGGAGCTGGAGCAGTACGGCCAGTTCCCGATGCGGCCCCGCAAGCTGGGCGTGGCCAACGGCACCGGAACCGGCACCGGCCGCGACCTGCCGCCCGGCAAGACGGTGTTCGACTGGCGGCTGCCGCTGGTCGCCGCCGCGACGGCCCGCTTCCAGCCCGACGCCGGCGAGCACCAGCCGATCGGCGAAATGAAGGCACTGGGCCAGGTGCGCCGCGGCAACACCTCCCACGTACCCGCCCTCGACGGCGCGCCCGGCGGCAGCCTCGGCTCCTTCGGCATGATCGCCGACGCGCTCAAGGCCGAGATCCCGCAGGAATACCGCAGCGGGTGCTTCGTCCCGGCGGTGAGCGCGGTAGCGCTGGACTTCGACCCGGTCACATGGAACGTGAACCCTTACGAGGACATCGAGTCGCTGCCCGCCGAGAAGAGCATGCTCGACGAGTTCAAGTGCGACACCGAGAACACCGAGCACAGCCAGGTCACCGAGACGCTGGCCGACTGGATCGTGGAGCGGCTCGCCCGCTGA